The Bactrocera dorsalis isolate Fly_Bdor chromosome 3, ASM2337382v1, whole genome shotgun sequence genomic interval TGCCGGTATGGTTGTAAATGATTGGCTGTCATTTGTTGGTATGAGTTCAACTGCCACTGAAATGTTCGTTATCGAACGCGCGTTCAAATTGAATCAATCGGGTCCCGCCGTATTAGGACGAGCGAAGGAGCGTGCCGCACTTATTGAAGGGATgtcttaaattttgtatgttgGAGATCTTCTACGAAGCTTATCCGAAATAATATTGATTATAACACTTTTTGTAATACTAAAATACACGAAATAAATTTATAGTTagtacataatattaaattcaagtttttttctaagaaaatacTGGAACGATGGGCAGTCCATATTGGATATTGATTACTCAAATGGGgtaatcaaaatatatatattttagttattcatttatttatatttagttcgTTATaggtttataaaaattactaaacaCCACCTTATTGTATTTAGATCACGTTCTCGCGGACACCCATCTACTTCGGCATCTACGTCATCTGGACGACGCGGCGCTGCCGCTGAACGTCCTAAAATCACAGAAGCCGATTTGGAAGGTAAATCACCCGAAGAAGTAGAAATGCTGAAAACAATGGGTTTCTGCACTTTCGATACCACCAAAAATAAGAAGGTTGAAGGCAACGATGTTGGTGAAGTGCATGTTATCTTAAAGCGCAAGTATCGTCAATATATGAATCGCAAAGGTGGCTTCAATCGGCCGCTTGACTTTGTGGCATAGCACGTTGTCAAAGCGCGAACTAACGCGTCTACCCACACAAGTCTATACACTCTGGCGATATATCGACGCACACTCTTGTactaatgtttttattattactatattttttagtagtGCGTCTGCTGTAGTGCTCAGCAATCACATCTACAGCAGCATGCACAAGACAATCCTGCAATTTTATGCAATAGACCGGtttacaaaattcaattttcaaaatttccaccACACATACctcattaatatttaaaatattaaactttttgtaTTGTCCTGTTTAAGTTTTCTCATAGTTAGTAAGTAATCTATTATAAATGTGACATGACTGCGAAGAGTAGAATAGCTGCCCAGGAGCTGCATCATTTGAAGCAAGTGCCAATATTGGCAGTATTTATGCTTTACGTGTTATAAAGAGTCGAAATTCCAAATTAGACatgcatatacattttttactcgtacttaaaaatttattatgagttgatattaatattttgtttgggaaattattttaaaaatttctgaagcAGCAAATTCACTCTTCTCAATTCAATCTCGTAAATAGAGAACAACGAGATTTCactaattttctttttgaatatttaaagtaattaaaatcaCTTGAAACATGAAAAGTTCAAATGTTTTAAGGCTGAAATGAATTAATGCGAAAGTACTAACGTTGTTGCATCAATTGcttttaaatatgatttataGCAATACAACTGATGCagttaaaaattattagtttgATAAATTATCCTAAAATGAATTTAGCTGCGTGTTGAATATCGCCTGAACTCTTGCACTTGATTCATTTTAGTTCCataaagtaaaagaaatttcTAAATCTCACCCAGTTGGAttcaaattttactaaataCTTGGTATGTTTTCGCAGTcacgaaattttttatgtacaacAATTACTTGAAGTATTTGAAAATCATaacaatacaatacaacaacaaattcccATAAATTCCTatagaaatacataaatatatcccAGCACGCATCTCAATGCATAACTCCCCCTAGTATCCTCCATACACTGCAATagtacaattttttatcaaaatattttttttacaaatatagaaactatatatacacaaataacaTAAATGACCCGAACCTTACTTATCCTACCCAACATAACTAGCCTTACCCCTAACCCCATACAATTTTTTACCCATTCACCCCTCAAATAAACCCAACTACAATAGACCAAATATGCAATAGCCAGGGATTTATATAATCATTAAAAATAGAATTGTTACAATGGTagttattacatacatacatacatacttgaaacatgaaaataactgtaaaatatgtctaaacatttttatacagAGTAATAGAGTGTGAAGCTTTTTTTTACTGAAGACTacagttttcaacattttattcaCATGCAAGTGCCGTTAAcacctaaacaaaaaaaaaaacaatagtaaataatttttgtaataaacaaCAGTTAGTGATATAAAGAACTGATGTACGCGTTAAAAGGAAATTGAACGGGAATTGAATAGAACGCAATGCGAGAGATATGCGGGTATAATTTTGTTTGAcctttaatttgtaaaaatgtgtataagcattaatttttttaacaattgtaattaaaaatatcagtAATTTGGCTTTAATGCTTGAAatgctattttttaaataaataaaatttctttgagtgcatattttgaagaaataccgatatttcaaaagaaaattataaacaaataataataataattcgaaatttcgcGATActctttaaattatatacgCAAAATTCTTGGATATCCTGCATATCAGCCATAACTCGTAAGCTCAATATTTTGAACAGCTATTAAGAATATGGaaaaaacttttacttttgaatatatattaacaggaatatatatatatatatatatatatgaatttgtTACAATAGcgcttacaattttttacataaaatatatgtatatgtttatatgtatacacgagtatgtatgtaaaaccaCAAATCGCAATAGTTGAGATTTGGCATAAACCTAATAACGTTTTGGCTCATCCACCccatacacatacttacaacTTAGCTATAGTTAAACGAAATTGCAgggattttttcacattttttattcttttaatattaacgttttactttaataaaaaagaaaataataatacttctGTTTCATTTTGGttgcaattttcactttttattttcgtaAACAAAACAGACTTCTGAGAAATGTTTGCTTTTGGTTTGttgttaatttaaataacacaacaaaaatgtaaaattaatattattatatgtgcTTTAGTTATTATTAGttagtttaattttaaacaacaacaattgtaaatgtaaattaccaaaaagaaagaaatatgatgaatttgaaaaaataaaagaaaataaattcaaaatttaaaattgaaaataaatcggtgttttattaaaatttttcgaatagaAAATATCATAGATGTCATTCTAcaagtgaaaatttttggttACGTTATAATCACGGAAAATCCATATAAATGTTTGCACCACTAATTCAGCGAAGCAGCGAGTTTTGCTAAAAGCTAGCTTGAACCTGTACATTAATGGAGTTTAACAAAAACTTTGATCTTAAGTCGGCAGTACCTATGGAAAGGACAGAAAAACATACGAGGTATACGGCGGTCGGTCATTGGATGTAGTGAAACGCAGGCGATAAAGCTTTGGACGCCTCGGAGCACTGTATCCGAACGGTTACTGGATGTCTTCACACGAACACCTACAAAGTAAGGTCTGCATGCTTCCATGCAGAACGTAATGTACGTTTCCGTTTCGCAGAAATCAACGGTGTTGTCGTCTGCTTGAAGCATCAACAGGTATTTCCTTGATTGCATTGATGATATCGAACAGTACGCGGACCAGACTACCAACACAACAAACGCAGACACGACCATTCCCAGTGGAGCCATGAGCACCTTCCCCGACTTCCTCTCAGTCAATGGCGTATTTGGAGTCAAACGACCACTCATTGCAGACGAAGACCTCGAGTTGCTCCGACGACCTAGAGTGACCCTtacgcaacttcgttctggatattgttgCAGTTTAAACTTCTACTTATGCCGAATTGACTCTATCCACCTCTTTGGATGCTCAACGAGTCCCAGCAGCTCGTTTTCTGTGCCTATCGTTAGATGACTTTTAAGAGGACCAACCTGAACCTTACCACCCGGGGATTAGATAACAGCTAAtctcgaaaaaaatgttttatgttaCGATCACTGTTGCTGGTGTTGTAGATTCCTTCTAATTAGACCTTATACTAAGCTACTAAAATATTACCAATTTTGAAACATtctttagatttatttttatttctaaggtAGAATAACCCCATTATTTCTTAAGTGTAAAATTATATCCAAAATAGAATTGAagacgtttattttttttttattatacacttaattatatttaataatttgtttataaacacgcatctattacaaacatttttagcaattttttttttatagaaatttttattttttaaatttattactttgtTCTAAATATTTCTCTTATAATTAAACAGAAGCCAAGTAGtcattatctaatatttttttgcgtaagttttctttgtgtttcgctgaattcgagttttcataaaaaataaatatatatgcttttttgtatgcatgttatgtacataaataaggCTAAGCGTGATACTCATATAAATAAAGAAGCATACAAGTTTG includes:
- the LOC105228680 gene encoding U4/U6.U5 small nuclear ribonucleoprotein 27 kDa protein, which codes for MGRSPSPSHRRREKERSERKKRRERRSRERERQRERETGAGGSRALRRRSHDRGGGGGGDRDRTRSRSRERDRASRRRSRSRSRGHPSTSASTSSGRRGAAAERPKITEADLEGKSPEEVEMLKTMGFCTFDTTKNKKVEGNDVGEVHVILKRKYRQYMNRKGGFNRPLDFVA